Proteins from a genomic interval of Pseudomonas sp. RC10:
- a CDS encoding sugar ABC transporter substrate-binding protein encodes MNTKARFTSLALALMLSSGATLAADLKIGVAMSQFDDTYLTYMREDMGKKAKDMGGVDLQFVDGRNDVNKQLDQVQELIGKKVDALIVNPVDTAATARITKAATAAGIPLVYVNRRPDDPKLPAGVASVTSDDKEAGRMQMEYLAKKMNGKGSIVILLGELSNNSTRDRTEGVKEVLKKYPDIKIAQEQTGAWQREKGMTLTNDWLTQGKDFNAIVSNNDEMAIGAAMALKSVGKKPGDVLVAGVDGTPDGLNAVKKGDLSISVFQDAKGQGEGSIDAAVKLAKKETLPQQAIVIPFKLITPENVSTFK; translated from the coding sequence ATGAACACCAAAGCCCGTTTTACCTCCCTGGCACTGGCCCTGATGCTCAGCAGTGGCGCCACCCTGGCCGCCGACCTGAAAATTGGCGTGGCCATGTCGCAGTTCGATGACACCTACCTGACCTATATGCGCGAAGATATGGGCAAAAAGGCCAAGGACATGGGCGGCGTCGACCTGCAGTTCGTCGATGGCCGCAACGACGTCAACAAACAGCTCGACCAGGTGCAGGAGCTGATCGGCAAAAAAGTCGATGCGCTGATCGTCAACCCCGTGGACACCGCCGCCACCGCGCGCATCACCAAGGCCGCCACCGCTGCCGGGATTCCGCTGGTCTACGTCAATCGCCGCCCGGATGATCCGAAGCTGCCCGCAGGTGTGGCCTCCGTGACCTCTGATGACAAGGAAGCGGGCCGCATGCAGATGGAATACCTCGCCAAGAAGATGAATGGCAAAGGCTCTATCGTGATTCTGTTGGGCGAACTGTCCAACAACTCGACCCGCGACCGCACCGAAGGCGTGAAAGAAGTCCTGAAGAAATACCCGGACATCAAGATCGCCCAAGAGCAGACAGGCGCCTGGCAGCGTGAGAAGGGCATGACCCTGACCAATGACTGGTTGACTCAAGGCAAGGATTTCAATGCGATCGTCTCGAATAACGACGAAATGGCTATTGGGGCCGCCATGGCCCTGAAAAGTGTTGGCAAGAAACCGGGCGACGTTCTGGTGGCTGGTGTCGATGGCACGCCGGACGGCCTGAACGCGGTCAAAAAGGGCGACTTGTCAATCTCGGTGTTCCAGGACGCCAAAGGGCAGGGCGAAGGCTCCATCGACGCCGCTGTGAAACTGGCGAAGAAGGAAACGCTGCCGCAGCAGGCCATCGTGATCCCGTTCAAGCTAATCACGCCTGAAAACGTCAGCACGTTCAAATAA
- a CDS encoding Gfo/Idh/MocA family oxidoreductase has protein sequence MKIGLIGYGKGGRFFHAPLLASLPGASFAGVVTRSPERRQELTQDYPKVPAFDTLADLVASGVDAVVISTPLASRRALILEAIELGIPVVSDKPFAPSAKDAQELVDAAERRGVLLGVYQNRRWDSDFLTVRKLIDQGVLGEITRFESRVERYSPSSVGKESGGGILRDLGSHLVDQALLLFGPVKRVYAELEFATPEQKVDHGFFVSLIHESGVTSHLWGNCLQNAQGPRFRVNGSQGCYTVEGLDGQEAAALAGLSPKSEGERWGVEEHRRWGWFEQGEHRERVPSERGSWPEFYRQLQDAVMNQGRNPVDARDAVASAKVLDAARISALEGRVIIF, from the coding sequence ATGAAAATCGGACTCATCGGCTACGGCAAAGGCGGCCGCTTCTTTCACGCGCCGCTGCTGGCCAGCCTGCCCGGCGCGAGCTTTGCGGGGGTGGTGACGCGTTCCCCCGAGCGTCGCCAGGAGCTGACCCAGGATTACCCCAAGGTCCCGGCCTTCGACACGTTGGCCGATCTGGTCGCTTCGGGTGTCGATGCCGTGGTGATCTCCACGCCGCTGGCGTCCCGCCGTGCATTGATTCTGGAAGCCATCGAACTCGGCATTCCCGTGGTCAGCGACAAACCCTTCGCCCCCAGTGCCAAAGACGCCCAGGAACTGGTGGACGCCGCCGAGCGCCGTGGCGTGTTGCTGGGCGTGTACCAGAACCGTCGTTGGGATTCGGACTTTCTCACCGTACGCAAGCTGATCGATCAGGGGGTGCTCGGCGAGATCACCCGGTTCGAATCCCGCGTCGAACGTTATTCGCCGTCGTCAGTGGGCAAGGAAAGTGGCGGCGGGATTCTGCGCGATTTAGGCAGCCATCTGGTGGATCAGGCGCTGCTGTTGTTCGGCCCGGTGAAGCGGGTGTACGCCGAACTGGAATTCGCCACGCCCGAGCAGAAGGTCGATCACGGCTTTTTCGTTTCGCTGATTCATGAGAGCGGCGTGACCTCGCACCTGTGGGGCAACTGCCTGCAAAACGCTCAAGGCCCACGCTTTCGGGTCAATGGCTCCCAGGGCTGCTATACCGTTGAAGGCCTCGACGGCCAGGAAGCGGCAGCGCTGGCCGGGTTGTCACCCAAATCCGAGGGCGAACGCTGGGGCGTTGAAGAACATCGTCGATGGGGCTGGTTCGAACAGGGCGAACACCGCGAGCGGGTGCCGTCGGAGCGGGGCAGTTGGCCCGAGTTCTACCGACAATTGCAGGATGCGGTGATGAACCAGGGACGAAACCCGGTGGATGCGCGGGATGCGGTGGCGTCGGCCAAGGTGCTGGATGCCGCCAGAATCAGCGCGCTGGAAGGGCGAGTTATCATCTTTTAA
- the iolD gene encoding 3D-(3,5/4)-trihydroxycyclohexane-1,2-dione acylhydrolase (decyclizing): protein MTTTRLTMAQALVKFLDNQYVEVDGVQSKFVAGVFTIFGHGNVLGLGQALEQDSGDLIVHQGRNEQGMCHAAMGFAKQHLRRKIYACTSSVGPGAANMITAAATASANRIPLLLLPGDVYASRQPDPVLQQIEQFHDLSISTNDAFKAVSKYWDRSNRPEQLMSAALNAMRVLTDPAETGAVTLALPQDVQGEAYDYPDSFLQKRVHRIDRRPPTQAMLNDALTLLKGKSKPLLICGGGVRYSGAAAELQAFAERFDIPFSETQAGKSAIVSAHPLNMGGIGETGSLAANTLANEADLIIGVGTRYSDFTTSSKSLFQNPNVQFLNLNVGAFDVQKLDGVQVLADAQLALQALTAGLGDYRSQWGDAPREARAALDAEVDRLYAVDYQTADFEPEVAGHLDPQVLRDFIEMTGSCLTQSRVLGVLNQQLPQDAVIVAAAGSLPGDLQRAWRSTSVDSYHVEYGYSCMGYEVNAALGAKMAAPEREVYALVGDGSYMMLHSELATSIQERRKINVVLLDNMAFGCINNLQMGNGMGSFGTEFRYRNPETGLLDGDFVPVDFAMSAAAYGCKTYKVKTIEELEAALADARQQTVSTLIDIKVLPKTMIHGYLSWWRVGVAEVSTTGTTAEAYERQKAMLAKARKY from the coding sequence ATGACCACGACACGTTTGACCATGGCCCAGGCCCTGGTGAAGTTTCTCGATAACCAGTACGTCGAAGTCGACGGCGTGCAGAGCAAATTCGTCGCCGGGGTGTTCACCATTTTCGGCCACGGCAACGTCCTGGGCCTGGGCCAGGCGCTGGAACAGGACAGCGGCGATTTGATCGTGCACCAAGGCCGCAACGAACAGGGCATGTGCCACGCCGCCATGGGCTTCGCCAAACAACACCTTCGCCGCAAGATATACGCCTGCACCTCATCGGTCGGTCCGGGCGCAGCGAACATGATCACCGCCGCCGCCACTGCGTCGGCCAACCGCATCCCATTGTTGCTGCTGCCGGGCGACGTGTACGCCAGCCGCCAACCCGACCCGGTGCTGCAACAGATCGAGCAATTCCACGACCTCAGCATCAGCACCAACGACGCCTTCAAGGCCGTGAGCAAATACTGGGACCGCAGCAACCGCCCCGAACAACTGATGAGTGCCGCGCTGAACGCCATGCGCGTACTCACTGATCCCGCAGAAACCGGCGCGGTCACCCTGGCCTTGCCGCAAGACGTGCAAGGCGAGGCCTACGATTACCCCGATTCCTTCCTGCAAAAACGCGTGCACCGCATCGACCGTCGCCCGCCGACGCAGGCCATGCTCAACGACGCGTTGACGCTGCTCAAGGGCAAAAGCAAACCGCTGCTGATCTGTGGCGGTGGCGTGCGTTATTCCGGCGCGGCGGCAGAATTGCAAGCCTTCGCCGAACGTTTCGACATTCCCTTCAGCGAAACCCAGGCGGGCAAGAGCGCCATCGTCTCCGCGCACCCGCTGAACATGGGCGGCATCGGCGAGACCGGTTCACTGGCGGCCAACACCCTGGCCAACGAAGCAGACCTGATCATCGGCGTCGGCACGCGCTATAGCGACTTCACCACCAGCTCCAAATCGCTGTTCCAGAACCCGAACGTGCAGTTCCTCAACCTCAACGTTGGCGCCTTCGACGTGCAGAAACTCGACGGCGTGCAGGTGCTGGCCGACGCGCAACTGGCGTTGCAGGCACTGACCGCAGGGCTTGGCGACTACCGCTCGCAATGGGGCGATGCACCGCGCGAGGCTCGGGCGGCGCTGGATGCGGAAGTGGATCGGCTGTACGCCGTCGACTACCAGACCGCGGATTTCGAGCCGGAAGTCGCCGGGCATCTAGACCCGCAAGTGCTGCGGGATTTCATCGAAATGACTGGCTCGTGCCTGACCCAAAGCCGGGTGCTCGGCGTGCTCAATCAGCAGTTGCCGCAAGACGCGGTCATCGTCGCGGCGGCGGGCAGTCTGCCGGGTGATCTGCAGCGGGCCTGGCGCAGCACCAGCGTGGACAGCTATCACGTGGAATACGGCTATTCGTGCATGGGCTACGAAGTGAACGCTGCCTTGGGCGCGAAGATGGCGGCGCCTGAGCGTGAGGTGTATGCGCTGGTCGGCGACGGCTCGTACATGATGCTGCACTCGGAGCTGGCGACCTCGATTCAGGAGCGGCGCAAGATCAACGTGGTCCTGCTCGACAACATGGCCTTTGGTTGCATCAACAACCTGCAAATGGGCAACGGCATGGGCAGCTTCGGCACCGAATTCCGCTACCGTAACCCTGAAACCGGCTTGCTGGACGGCGATTTCGTCCCGGTGGATTTTGCCATGAGCGCGGCGGCCTATGGCTGCAAGACGTACAAGGTGAAGACGATCGAAGAACTGGAAGCGGCGCTGGCGGATGCGCGCCAGCAGACCGTTTCGACGCTGATCGACATCAAGGTCCTGCCGAAAACCATGATCCACGGCTACCTGTCGTGGTGGCGCGTGGGCGTGGCGGAAGTGTCGACCACCGGCACCACTGCCGAGGCGTATGAACGGCAGAAAGCGATGCTGGCCAAAGCCCGGAAATATTGA
- a CDS encoding CoA-acylating methylmalonate-semialdehyde dehydrogenase — translation MSNAPIIGHYINGQVQDASERFSDVFNPATGDVQARVALAELKTVDEAVAAAQAAFPAWADQSSLRRARVMFKFKELLDQHHDELAAIITREHGKVFSDAKGEVVRGIEIVEFACGAPTLLKSDYSDNIGGGIDNWNLRQPLGVCAGVTPFNFPVMVPLWMIPMALVTGNCFILKPSERDPSASLLMARLLKEAGLPDGVFNVVQGDKVAVDALLQHKGIEAISFVGSTPIAEYIHQQGTAHGKRVQALGGAKNHMIVMPDADLDQAADALIGAAYGSAGERCMAISVAVVVGDVGQKLIDKLLPRIDSLKVGNGINGDSDMGPLVTAVHKAKVEGFIDQGVKEGAKLIVDGRGFKVPGAENGFFVGATLFDHVTPEMTIYKEEIFGPVLGIVHVPDFASAVELINAHEFGNGVSCFTSDGGIARAFARNIKVGMVGINVPIPVPMAWHSFGGWKRSLFGDHHAYGEEGLRFYSRYKSVMQRWPDSIAKGAEFSMPTAK, via the coding sequence ATGAGCAACGCCCCGATTATTGGCCACTACATCAATGGCCAGGTGCAGGACGCCAGCGAGCGTTTCAGCGATGTGTTCAACCCGGCCACCGGCGACGTGCAGGCCCGTGTCGCGCTGGCGGAACTGAAAACCGTCGACGAGGCCGTGGCTGCCGCTCAAGCCGCATTCCCGGCGTGGGCCGATCAGTCGTCGCTGCGTCGCGCGCGGGTGATGTTCAAGTTCAAGGAATTGCTCGATCAGCACCACGACGAGTTGGCGGCGATCATCACCCGCGAACACGGCAAGGTGTTTTCCGACGCCAAGGGTGAGGTCGTGCGCGGCATCGAGATCGTTGAATTCGCCTGTGGCGCGCCGACCCTGCTGAAAAGCGATTACAGCGACAATATTGGCGGCGGTATCGACAACTGGAACCTGCGCCAGCCGCTGGGCGTGTGCGCGGGCGTCACGCCGTTCAACTTCCCGGTCATGGTGCCGCTGTGGATGATTCCCATGGCGCTGGTCACCGGCAACTGCTTCATCCTCAAGCCGTCTGAGCGCGACCCGTCTGCCTCGCTGTTGATGGCCCGGCTGCTGAAAGAAGCCGGTCTGCCGGATGGCGTGTTCAACGTCGTGCAGGGTGACAAAGTGGCGGTCGACGCGCTGCTGCAACACAAGGGCATCGAAGCGATTTCCTTCGTCGGCTCGACCCCGATTGCCGAATACATCCATCAGCAAGGCACTGCCCATGGCAAGCGCGTTCAGGCATTGGGCGGGGCGAAGAACCACATGATCGTCATGCCTGATGCCGATCTGGACCAGGCCGCGGACGCTTTGATCGGCGCCGCGTACGGCTCGGCCGGCGAGCGCTGCATGGCGATTTCCGTGGCCGTGGTGGTGGGCGACGTGGGCCAGAAACTCATCGACAAACTGCTGCCGCGCATCGATTCGCTGAAAGTCGGCAACGGCATCAACGGCGATTCCGACATGGGCCCGCTGGTGACGGCGGTGCACAAAGCCAAGGTCGAAGGCTTCATCGATCAGGGCGTAAAAGAAGGCGCGAAACTGATCGTCGATGGTCGCGGCTTCAAGGTGCCGGGGGCCGAGAACGGCTTCTTCGTCGGCGCCACGCTGTTCGACCACGTCACCCCCGAGATGACTATCTATAAGGAAGAGATTTTCGGCCCGGTGCTGGGCATCGTGCACGTGCCGGATTTCGCGTCGGCGGTCGAGCTGATCAACGCCCACGAATTCGGCAACGGTGTGTCGTGCTTCACCAGCGACGGCGGCATCGCCCGTGCGTTTGCGCGCAACATCAAAGTCGGCATGGTCGGCATCAACGTGCCGATTCCGGTGCCGATGGCCTGGCATTCGTTCGGCGGCTGGAAACGCTCGCTGTTCGGCGATCACCACGCCTACGGCGAAGAAGGGCTGCGTTTCTACAGCCGCTACAAAAGCGTGATGCAACGCTGGCCGGACAGCATCGCCAAAGGGGCGGAATTCAGCATGCCGACGGCGAAGTAA
- the iolB gene encoding 5-deoxy-glucuronate isomerase → MNLLVKSKAEGRDVVALGEGVLEYVGFAAYRLTVGERLPVISSDKELCLVLLSGRVSVCGEAPAQGAFHWENLGDRQSVFEDKSPFAVYLPPYSQAQVTALSAVQIAVCAAPGDASKGLPARLIKPDSMKRSVRGKAANTRYICDILPDTEPAHSLLVVEVRTPSGHSSSYPPHKHDKDDLPHESFLEETYYHQINPPQGFVFQRVYTDDRSIDQAMAVENNDLVTVPKGYHPVSVPYGYESYYLNVMAGPKRAWQFHNDPQHQWLIDL, encoded by the coding sequence ATGAATCTTCTGGTTAAAAGCAAAGCCGAAGGCCGCGACGTCGTGGCGTTGGGCGAGGGCGTGCTCGAATACGTCGGTTTCGCGGCCTATCGGCTGACGGTCGGCGAACGCCTGCCGGTCATCTCCAGCGACAAGGAGCTGTGCCTAGTGCTCCTCAGTGGTCGGGTCAGTGTTTGCGGCGAAGCGCCAGCGCAGGGGGCCTTTCACTGGGAAAACCTAGGCGACCGGCAGTCGGTCTTCGAAGACAAATCGCCGTTCGCGGTCTATCTGCCGCCCTACAGTCAGGCGCAGGTCACCGCCCTGAGTGCGGTGCAAATTGCGGTCTGTGCGGCGCCCGGCGACGCGTCGAAAGGCCTGCCAGCGCGGCTGATCAAACCCGACAGCATGAAACGCAGCGTGCGCGGCAAGGCAGCCAACACGCGGTACATCTGCGACATCCTCCCGGACACCGAACCGGCTCATTCGCTGTTGGTGGTAGAAGTGCGCACGCCGTCCGGTCACTCGTCCAGCTACCCGCCGCACAAGCACGACAAGGACGATCTGCCCCACGAGAGCTTCCTCGAAGAAACCTATTACCACCAGATCAACCCGCCTCAGGGGTTTGTGTTTCAGCGGGTCTACACCGACGACCGCAGCATCGATCAGGCCATGGCGGTGGAGAACAACGACCTGGTGACCGTGCCCAAGGGTTACCACCCGGTGAGTGTGCCGTATGGTTATGAGTCTTATTATTTGAACGTGATGGCCGGGCCGAAACGCGCCTGGCAATTCCACAACGATCCGCAGCATCAGTGGCTGATCGATTTGTAA
- the iolE gene encoding myo-inosose-2 dehydratase has product MPASAIRIGINPISWSNDDLPALGGETPLTTALSEGKEIGYEGFELNGKFPKDAQGVADVLKPYDLALVSGWYSSRLASRSVAEEIEAIAGHVELLKHNGAKVLVYGEVADSIQGSRIRLVERPRFHSDSAWQEYADKLTELARFTLSQGVRLAYHHHMGAYVESPDDIDKLMALTGSEVGLLFDSGHCYMGGGEPLQVLRKHIDRVCHVHFKDVRKPVVQLARNNLWSFPDCIVNGTFTVPGDGDIDFAALLDVLIDARYEGWLVVEAEQDPAVAPSYVYAKKGYDTLRHLLAAAQERHVGLHQPSHRSL; this is encoded by the coding sequence ATGCCCGCTTCCGCAATCCGAATTGGCATCAACCCGATTTCCTGGAGCAACGACGACCTGCCCGCACTGGGCGGCGAAACCCCGCTGACCACCGCGCTCAGCGAAGGCAAGGAGATCGGCTACGAAGGCTTCGAACTCAACGGCAAGTTTCCCAAGGACGCCCAAGGCGTCGCCGACGTGCTCAAACCCTATGACTTGGCGCTGGTCTCGGGCTGGTATTCCAGCCGTCTGGCCAGCCGCTCGGTGGCCGAAGAAATCGAAGCTATCGCGGGTCACGTCGAGCTGCTGAAACACAACGGCGCCAAGGTGCTGGTGTACGGCGAAGTCGCCGACTCGATTCAGGGTTCGCGCATTCGTCTGGTCGAGCGTCCGCGTTTTCACAGCGACAGCGCCTGGCAGGAATACGCTGACAAACTCACCGAGCTGGCGCGCTTTACCCTGTCCCAGGGTGTGCGTCTGGCCTATCACCACCACATGGGGGCTTACGTCGAATCCCCTGACGACATCGATAAGTTGATGGCGTTGACAGGCAGCGAAGTCGGCCTGCTGTTCGATTCGGGGCATTGCTACATGGGCGGCGGCGAGCCATTGCAGGTGCTGCGCAAGCACATCGATCGGGTCTGCCACGTGCACTTCAAGGACGTGCGCAAACCGGTGGTGCAACTGGCGCGCAACAACCTGTGGAGCTTTCCGGACTGCATCGTTAACGGCACTTTCACTGTGCCCGGGGATGGCGACATCGATTTTGCCGCACTGCTCGACGTACTGATCGACGCCCGCTACGAAGGCTGGCTGGTAGTCGAAGCCGAGCAGGACCCGGCGGTGGCGCCGAGTTACGTGTACGCGAAGAAAGGCTATGACACGCTGCGCCACCTGCTGGCCGCTGCGCAAGAACGCCACGTCGGTTTACATCAGCCTTCACACAGGAGCCTGTGA
- the iolC gene encoding 5-dehydro-2-deoxygluconokinase, translated as MGQTRFASGRSLDVVCLGRLGVDLYAQQIGARLEDVSSFAKYLGGSSANIAFGTARLGVKSAMLTRVGNDHMGRFLTESLAREGCDVSGIKVDAERLTAMVLLGIKDRETFPLVFYRENCADMALNAEDIDEAQIASSKALLITGTHFSTDQVFKASSQALDYAEKHNVKRVLDIDYRPVLWGLTGKADGETRFVANQSVSQHVQRILPRFDLIVGTEEEFLIAGGSTDLLAALRNVRELTAAALVVKLGPQGCTVIHGAIPSRLEDGAIYPGVRVEVLNVLGAGDAFMSGFLKGWLNDESDERCCQLANACGGLVVSRHACAPAMPTLVELEYLFNSPVPITRPDQDQVLQRLHQVSVPRKEWKQLFIFAFDHRGQLVELAQKAGRDLACIGQLKQLFIQAVERVEADLKKRGIEADVGLLADQRFGQDSLNAASGRDWWIARPVEVQGSRPLAFEHGRSVGSNLVAWPKEQIIKCLVQYHPDDEPMLRLEQEAQLMGLYQASQASGHELLLEIIPPKDLPGAHPDVIYRSLKRLYNLGIYPAWWKIETQSAETWEKLDALIQERDPYCRGVVLLGLNAPAETLAAGFREASKSTTCRGFAVGRTIFHEPSRAWLEGEIDDAGLISRVQSTFGFLIESWREARA; from the coding sequence GGTATGCCTTGGACGTCTGGGGGTCGACCTTTACGCGCAGCAGATTGGTGCGCGTCTCGAAGACGTCAGCAGTTTCGCCAAATACCTCGGTGGTTCGTCCGCCAACATCGCCTTCGGCACGGCGCGACTGGGCGTAAAGTCGGCCATGTTGACCCGCGTCGGCAACGACCACATGGGCCGTTTTCTCACCGAGTCCCTCGCCCGCGAAGGCTGCGACGTCAGCGGCATCAAGGTCGATGCCGAGCGCCTGACCGCCATGGTCCTGCTGGGCATCAAGGACCGCGAAACCTTCCCGCTGGTGTTCTACCGCGAGAACTGCGCCGACATGGCGCTGAACGCCGAAGACATCGACGAAGCGCAGATCGCCTCCAGCAAGGCGCTGCTGATCACCGGCACGCATTTCTCCACCGATCAGGTGTTCAAGGCCAGCAGCCAGGCGCTGGACTACGCCGAGAAGCACAACGTCAAGCGCGTCCTCGACATCGATTACCGCCCGGTCCTCTGGGGCCTGACCGGCAAGGCCGACGGCGAGACCCGTTTTGTGGCTAACCAAAGCGTCAGCCAGCACGTGCAACGCATCCTGCCGCGCTTCGACCTGATCGTCGGCACTGAAGAAGAATTCCTCATCGCGGGCGGCTCGACTGACCTGCTTGCCGCCTTGCGCAACGTCCGCGAGCTGACCGCCGCCGCGTTGGTGGTCAAGCTCGGCCCGCAAGGCTGCACGGTGATTCACGGCGCCATTCCTTCGCGCCTTGAAGACGGCGCGATCTACCCCGGCGTGCGCGTCGAGGTGCTGAACGTACTGGGTGCGGGCGATGCGTTCATGTCGGGCTTCCTCAAGGGTTGGCTCAACGACGAGAGCGACGAACGCTGCTGCCAGTTGGCCAATGCCTGCGGTGGACTGGTCGTTTCCCGTCACGCCTGCGCCCCGGCGATGCCGACGCTGGTCGAACTGGAATACCTGTTCAACAGCCCGGTGCCGATCACCCGACCCGATCAGGATCAGGTGCTGCAACGCCTGCATCAGGTCAGCGTGCCGCGCAAGGAATGGAAGCAGCTGTTTATCTTCGCCTTCGATCATCGCGGGCAATTGGTTGAACTCGCGCAAAAAGCCGGGCGCGATCTGGCCTGCATCGGCCAGCTCAAGCAGTTGTTCATTCAGGCGGTGGAGCGGGTCGAAGCCGACCTGAAAAAGCGCGGGATCGAGGCGGACGTTGGTCTGCTGGCGGACCAACGTTTCGGCCAGGATTCGTTGAACGCGGCCAGCGGTCGCGACTGGTGGATCGCCCGTCCCGTCGAGGTTCAGGGTTCGCGCCCGCTGGCGTTCGAACATGGCCGTTCGGTGGGCAGCAACCTGGTGGCATGGCCGAAAGAGCAGATCATCAAGTGCCTGGTGCAGTACCACCCCGACGACGAGCCGATGCTGCGTCTGGAGCAGGAAGCGCAGTTGATGGGGCTGTATCAGGCGTCCCAGGCGAGCGGCCACGAACTGCTGCTGGAAATCATCCCGCCGAAGGATTTGCCCGGCGCGCACCCGGACGTGATCTACCGTTCGCTGAAACGCCTGTACAACCTCGGCATCTACCCGGCGTGGTGGAAGATAGAAACCCAGTCTGCCGAGACCTGGGAAAAACTCGATGCGCTGATTCAGGAGCGCGACCCGTACTGCCGTGGCGTGGTGTTGCTGGGCCTGAATGCCCCGGCAGAAACCCTGGCTGCGGGCTTTCGTGAAGCCAGCAAGAGCACGACCTGCCGAGGCTTTGCCGTGGGCCGCACGATTTTCCACGAGCCGAGCCGTGCATGGCTGGAAGGGGAGATCGACGACGCCGGGCTGATCAGCCGTGTGCAAAGCACCTTCGGCTTCCTGATTGAATCCTGGCGCGAGGCGCGAGCCTGA